A region from the Sporichthyaceae bacterium genome encodes:
- a CDS encoding ABC transporter permease, with amino-acid sequence MNQFFNYLIPGISDGSVYALAALGLVLTYKTSGVFNFAHGALAATAAYLFYEGYVNQHWPWPVAFLLSLLLVGVVGGLLLERLATLLAAAPTVTTVVATVGLLVLLQSLMTAIFGSADKKSGDFLPTNGPTVGDVTVSYGDMMVTGFCIGASILLFLYFGRTRMGKAMTAVVDDPNLLGLQRSNPTVVRRLSWVLGACFASISGMLLAPNLGVSVNVLVLIVIAAYGAAAIGLFENLPLTVAGAFAIGIMVNYFPSQAQKTHSLFLQSLPRNIPFLVLLLVFLFVPARMLTERGVRNARRFKPPTSFSRPVTTGGLGALVLLLIAIPQIVHGSDVTTYSAFLAYAIIFLSLGMLLYSSGLISLAHMGFAAIGATVSGKLMTLGFFHWLPGIGGKTVSWPIAILLGGVMAVPFGAIVAIPAIRLAGIYVAVATFGFGILLQQAFYLAPVMFSSSALVQHPRPGTEFYIPGAGTAEPVQGKTTGLFGIDFNNEKSYYYLALTVLALMAAIVLLVRRLRLGVLLRAMADSPAALEAHGANTQAMRIAVFCLSAFMAGVGGGVLAGVTQSASGVPGGTFDYTSSLILVAVLGFCGRRSILSPLLAAFAFQVVKIYPPFDDPTMIKYRGVMFGALAILVAIWPALKLDGLLGSRAREREDPDAGSRLQDRLDATALRPVVRPDHREPALTGAGGARS; translated from the coding sequence ATGAACCAGTTCTTCAACTACTTGATCCCCGGCATCTCCGACGGCTCGGTGTACGCCCTGGCGGCGCTGGGTCTGGTCCTTACCTACAAGACCTCCGGCGTGTTCAACTTCGCGCACGGGGCGCTCGCGGCCACCGCCGCCTACCTCTTCTACGAGGGCTACGTCAACCAGCACTGGCCCTGGCCGGTGGCCTTCCTGCTCAGCCTGTTGCTGGTCGGCGTTGTGGGCGGCCTGCTCCTGGAGCGGTTGGCGACATTGCTGGCCGCGGCGCCCACCGTGACGACCGTGGTGGCCACGGTTGGTCTGTTGGTGCTACTGCAGTCGTTGATGACGGCGATCTTCGGGTCCGCAGACAAGAAGAGCGGCGACTTCCTGCCCACCAACGGTCCCACGGTCGGCGACGTAACCGTCTCCTACGGCGACATGATGGTCACCGGATTCTGCATCGGCGCATCGATCCTGTTGTTCCTCTACTTCGGCCGCACTCGGATGGGCAAGGCGATGACCGCCGTCGTCGACGACCCCAATCTCCTCGGGCTGCAGAGGTCCAACCCAACCGTGGTGCGACGGTTGTCCTGGGTGCTCGGGGCCTGCTTCGCCTCAATCTCCGGCATGCTGTTGGCGCCGAACCTCGGGGTCTCGGTCAACGTCCTCGTGCTGATCGTGATCGCGGCCTATGGGGCGGCCGCTATCGGCCTGTTCGAGAACTTGCCACTGACCGTCGCCGGCGCGTTCGCCATCGGCATCATGGTCAACTACTTCCCCTCGCAGGCACAGAAGACCCACTCGCTGTTCCTGCAGAGCCTGCCCCGGAACATCCCGTTCCTGGTGCTGCTGTTGGTGTTCTTGTTCGTCCCCGCTCGCATGCTCACCGAGCGCGGGGTGCGCAACGCCCGGCGGTTCAAGCCACCGACGTCGTTCTCCCGGCCCGTCACCACCGGTGGTCTCGGCGCACTTGTCCTACTGCTGATCGCAATCCCACAGATCGTCCACGGCAGCGATGTCACGACCTACAGCGCCTTCCTCGCCTACGCGATCATCTTCTTGTCGCTCGGCATGCTCCTGTACTCCTCCGGGCTTATTTCCCTGGCCCACATGGGTTTCGCGGCCATCGGGGCCACGGTCTCGGGCAAGCTGATGACGCTCGGGTTCTTCCACTGGCTGCCCGGCATCGGTGGCAAGACGGTCTCCTGGCCGATCGCCATTTTGTTGGGCGGCGTGATGGCGGTGCCGTTCGGTGCGATCGTCGCCATTCCCGCCATCCGGTTGGCCGGCATCTACGTCGCGGTCGCGACATTCGGGTTCGGCATCCTCCTGCAGCAGGCGTTCTACCTGGCGCCGGTCATGTTCAGCTCCAGCGCGCTCGTCCAGCATCCCCGGCCGGGCACGGAGTTCTACATCCCTGGCGCCGGGACTGCGGAACCGGTGCAGGGCAAGACGACCGGCCTGTTCGGCATCGACTTCAACAATGAGAAGAGTTACTACTACCTCGCCCTGACCGTGCTCGCGCTGATGGCAGCGATCGTGTTGTTGGTGCGCCGGCTCCGGTTGGGCGTGCTGTTGCGCGCCATGGCCGATTCACCGGCTGCGCTGGAGGCCCACGGCGCGAACACACAAGCCATGCGCATCGCCGTGTTCTGTCTGTCGGCGTTCATGGCCGGCGTTGGCGGCGGTGTGCTCGCGGGCGTGACCCAATCGGCGAGTGGCGTGCCGGGCGGGACGTTCGACTACACAAGCTCGCTGATCCTGGTCGCGGTGCTCGGGTTCTGTGGCCGCCGTTCCATCCTGTCGCCGTTGTTGGCCGCGTTCGCCTTCCAGGTGGTGAAGATCTACCCGCCGTTCGACGACCCGACCATGATCAAGTACCGCGGCGTCATGTTCGGGGCGCTCGCGATCCTGGTGGCGATCTGGCCGGCGCTGAAGCTAGACGGGCTGTTGGGCAGCCGAGCTCGGGAGCGAGAAGACCCGGACGCGGGCAGTCGACTGCAGGACCGACTCGACGCCACGGCGCTTCGCCCCGTGGTTCGTCCGGACCACCGGGAGCCCGCGCTGACCGGGGCGGGAGGCGCGCGGTCATGA
- a CDS encoding class I adenylate-forming enzyme family protein — protein sequence MTPSTTARRAALEGRHATWVPRTISGHFDHAAAQFPDRPYLMTADRIYSYAEIREWSRTIASGLIARGIAPGDHVAMALANLPEFVAIKLAISRVGAVAVPINYNLRRNELAYILDQSKARALFVMDQLRDIDYLTELDAMVPGWESAAGGGVLPELAHVFVIATAGGEPARGTGIKALTQSRTAGSDVVLSAREAVGDPHFRSDVIYTSGTTGRPKGSMCTHDMVARIAYASAYTRAFDDGRRIIFALPLYHVFGYVECMIATTFVGGAIIPHVAFDAERMLAETERFRATEWVGVPLMTMAMLDLLKNRTFDLSSLVAVFNSGGLSPAWIWGQIRTAFGVDEICTAYGMTETTASTTCVMPEDPDERLQNSHGRMKLGGVAGDPSLGGALAEYRVVEPDTGQDVTSGEPGELICRGPVVTLGYYNKPEETAEAFTADGWFRTGDIGRIDADGYLTLTGRLKESYRCNGEMVMPKEIEDLLNEHPLVATSYVVGIPHEKMGEVGCVCVVPAGRTRVDPEELIELCRANLARFKVPRHVVFVTADEIPMTATGRPQKFKLIELAKTRLAELPPDSVR from the coding sequence ATGACCCCCTCGACCACGGCGCGCCGGGCCGCCCTGGAAGGCCGTCATGCGACCTGGGTGCCGCGCACCATCTCCGGCCACTTCGACCACGCCGCGGCGCAGTTCCCGGACCGGCCGTACCTGATGACCGCGGACCGCATCTACAGCTACGCCGAAATCCGGGAGTGGTCGCGCACCATCGCCTCGGGGCTCATCGCCCGCGGCATCGCGCCCGGCGATCACGTCGCGATGGCCCTCGCGAACCTTCCGGAGTTCGTCGCCATCAAGCTGGCGATCTCCCGGGTCGGCGCCGTCGCCGTCCCGATCAACTACAACCTGCGGCGCAACGAACTCGCCTACATCCTCGACCAGTCCAAGGCCCGCGCCCTGTTCGTCATGGACCAGTTGCGCGACATCGACTACCTGACCGAGCTTGACGCGATGGTGCCCGGTTGGGAAAGCGCCGCGGGCGGCGGCGTCCTGCCGGAACTCGCGCACGTGTTCGTGATCGCAACCGCCGGTGGCGAGCCGGCCCGCGGCACGGGAATCAAGGCCCTGACGCAGAGCCGGACCGCGGGCAGCGACGTCGTGCTGTCGGCTCGCGAAGCCGTCGGGGATCCGCACTTCCGATCGGACGTGATCTACACGTCGGGGACCACGGGGCGTCCGAAGGGCTCGATGTGCACGCACGACATGGTGGCGCGGATCGCCTACGCCTCGGCCTACACGCGGGCCTTCGACGACGGTCGGCGGATCATCTTCGCGCTGCCGCTGTACCACGTCTTCGGATACGTCGAGTGCATGATCGCGACGACGTTCGTCGGGGGCGCGATCATCCCGCACGTGGCTTTCGACGCTGAGCGGATGCTCGCCGAGACAGAGCGATTCCGGGCTACCGAGTGGGTCGGCGTGCCGCTGATGACGATGGCAATGCTCGACCTCCTGAAGAACCGGACGTTCGACCTGTCGAGCCTGGTCGCGGTCTTCAACTCCGGTGGGCTGTCCCCGGCCTGGATCTGGGGGCAAATCCGCACCGCCTTCGGCGTCGACGAGATCTGCACCGCGTACGGCATGACCGAAACCACTGCGTCGACCACCTGCGTCATGCCCGAGGATCCCGACGAGCGCTTGCAGAACAGCCACGGCCGGATGAAGCTCGGCGGCGTCGCCGGTGACCCGTCCCTCGGCGGAGCGCTGGCGGAGTACCGCGTGGTCGAGCCGGACACCGGGCAGGACGTGACCTCCGGGGAGCCGGGCGAGCTGATCTGTCGAGGTCCGGTCGTCACCCTCGGCTACTACAACAAACCGGAGGAGACCGCCGAGGCCTTCACGGCCGACGGTTGGTTCCGCACCGGTGACATCGGCCGGATCGACGCCGACGGCTATCTCACACTGACCGGTCGGCTCAAGGAGTCCTACCGCTGCAACGGGGAGATGGTCATGCCGAAGGAGATCGAGGATCTCCTCAACGAACACCCCCTGGTCGCCACGTCCTACGTGGTTGGCATCCCGCACGAGAAGATGGGCGAGGTCGGCTGCGTCTGTGTCGTCCCCGCGGGCCGCACCCGGGTGGACCCCGAGGAACTCATCGAGCTGTGCCGGGCCAACCTCGCCAGGTTCAAGGTGCCGCGCCACGTGGTGTTCGTGACCGCCGACGAGATCCCGATGACTGCGACCGGCCGGCCGCAGAAGTTCAAGCTGATCGAGTTGGCGAAGACTCGGCTCGCAGAGCTCCCGCCGGACTCGGTGCGGTGA
- a CDS encoding GNAT family N-acetyltransferase, with the protein MPLRDVTGDDTVAVGAFFAALTDGDRTFFWDDITDPAVAARWVGDPRRNPMCAVDDDGIAAFAALVPMTNWSDHVAELVLVVGGWARRRGHGRALASAMLLGALRGGFSKVTVNVVADRPGAIAMFQGLGFQAEALLRDHLRTPATGELHDLIVLSHLAEETYATMVTAGLDSVTE; encoded by the coding sequence ATGCCGCTTCGTGACGTGACCGGCGACGACACTGTCGCCGTGGGTGCATTTTTCGCCGCCCTGACCGACGGGGACCGGACCTTCTTCTGGGACGACATCACCGACCCCGCGGTGGCCGCCCGGTGGGTGGGAGATCCTCGCCGCAACCCGATGTGCGCCGTCGACGACGACGGCATCGCCGCGTTCGCGGCCCTCGTGCCCATGACGAACTGGAGCGACCACGTCGCCGAACTGGTGCTCGTCGTGGGTGGCTGGGCGCGGCGGCGCGGGCACGGTCGGGCCTTGGCGAGCGCCATGCTGCTCGGGGCATTGCGCGGGGGCTTTTCCAAGGTGACCGTCAACGTGGTCGCCGACCGGCCCGGTGCGATCGCCATGTTCCAGGGCCTCGGGTTCCAGGCCGAGGCGCTGCTGCGTGACCACCTGCGCACCCCGGCGACCGGGGAGCTGCACGACCTGATCGTCCTGTCCCACCTGGCGGAGGAGACCTACGCAACCATGGTCACCGCAGGCCTCGATTCGGTGACCGAATGA
- a CDS encoding CoA transferase produces the protein MRFEETYADVRVLDMSENIAGPLACLILADLGADVIKVERPGVGEATRSLPPRWSGRPGQPDEATVFLAFNRNKRSLAVDTRRPEGRDAVLRLASRADVVVESFRPGVAGRLGLDFAALAAVNPSVVHCAVSAFGTGPIGYGRAGYDALIQAYTGILEATGEPNGGPCRAAPSIIDMTTGMWAALSIQAALRRRSADPACGPQSLEASLVDSGLFLMSHQIMGYLGSGQFPGRLGSAAPSAAPYQVWDTADSPIMIATSTDRTFRTLCEVLGALDLADDPRFHSLADRIARRDELAELIGSRLKARGGREWLDALWSAGVPASPVHDLAAALADPLTGERQLVVDAEPGRIPGLQQLHLPMDVARTAPMRQPPAVGEHTEEVLAEAGYSADEIALITAPSPAGALRAESSPTRSA, from the coding sequence ATGCGTTTCGAGGAGACGTACGCCGATGTCCGCGTATTGGACATGAGCGAGAACATCGCCGGCCCCCTCGCCTGCCTCATCCTGGCCGACCTGGGCGCCGACGTCATCAAGGTCGAGCGCCCCGGGGTGGGTGAGGCGACCCGGAGTCTGCCGCCCCGCTGGTCCGGCCGTCCGGGGCAGCCCGACGAGGCGACGGTCTTCCTGGCGTTCAATCGCAACAAGCGCAGTCTTGCCGTCGACACGCGCCGCCCGGAAGGCCGCGACGCCGTCCTGCGGCTGGCCTCGCGCGCAGATGTGGTCGTCGAATCGTTCCGGCCAGGGGTCGCCGGCCGACTGGGGCTGGATTTCGCCGCGCTGGCCGCCGTCAATCCCAGCGTTGTGCACTGTGCGGTCAGTGCCTTCGGCACCGGCCCCATTGGGTACGGCCGGGCCGGTTACGACGCGCTGATTCAGGCGTACACCGGAATCCTGGAGGCCACGGGGGAGCCCAACGGCGGTCCCTGCCGTGCCGCTCCCTCCATCATCGACATGACGACGGGGATGTGGGCAGCGCTGTCCATCCAAGCGGCGCTTCGCCGACGCAGCGCCGACCCGGCGTGCGGGCCGCAGTCCCTCGAAGCGAGCCTCGTCGACAGTGGCTTGTTTCTGATGAGTCATCAGATCATGGGCTATCTCGGCAGTGGGCAATTCCCCGGTCGGCTCGGTTCGGCCGCCCCGAGCGCCGCGCCCTACCAGGTCTGGGATACGGCCGACTCCCCGATCATGATCGCCACCTCCACGGACCGCACTTTTCGAACGCTGTGCGAGGTTCTCGGGGCGTTGGACTTGGCGGACGATCCCCGGTTCCACTCCCTGGCTGACCGCATTGCTCGCCGCGATGAACTCGCCGAGCTGATCGGCAGCCGGCTGAAGGCTCGCGGCGGCCGGGAATGGCTGGACGCGCTGTGGTCCGCGGGCGTTCCGGCGAGCCCCGTGCACGACCTTGCCGCGGCGCTGGCGGACCCGCTGACCGGCGAACGTCAGCTGGTGGTCGACGCCGAACCCGGCCGGATCCCCGGCCTCCAACAACTCCATCTGCCGATGGACGTGGCACGGACTGCGCCGATGCGACAGCCGCCCGCCGTCGGGGAGCACACCGAGGAAGTACTCGCCGAAGCCGGCTACTCGGCCGACGAGATTGCCCTGATCACCGCACCGAGTCCGGCGGGAGCTCTGCGAGCCGAGTCTTCGCCAACTCGATCAGCTTGA
- a CDS encoding alpha/beta hydrolase gives MTAVATEERVAFGREQILVREVGEGPPVLLINGIGAHTRMWGLMERTLTGFRVISFDAPGAGQSSTPCGLTSISRLAVLATKVLDHFGISRADVVGYSMGGIVLQQLCVDAPSRVRRAVLVSTTPGVGAVYGRTRDVLNVSTPVRFLSDRLYLRTVGSLLGGRARTDRDWVAEHLPVRLLHKPGLLGYSQQILSLATWSGLGLLERIHHPVLVMVGDDDPLAPVANSMLMAHLLPDARLYVLPGEGHLMPLDENSATPGLIRDFLAAPDHTSASGWARGEVVSAADLDSALAGKRMQIQPLPWGAISTLVRRRRLGR, from the coding sequence ATGACCGCCGTGGCCACCGAGGAACGGGTCGCCTTCGGGCGGGAGCAGATCTTGGTCCGCGAGGTGGGCGAAGGCCCGCCGGTCCTGCTGATCAACGGCATCGGCGCCCACACCCGGATGTGGGGGTTGATGGAGCGAACACTCACCGGATTCCGCGTGATCTCCTTCGACGCGCCCGGGGCAGGGCAGTCGTCCACGCCGTGCGGGCTGACCTCGATCTCCCGCCTCGCGGTGCTGGCAACCAAGGTGCTGGACCATTTCGGGATCTCCCGGGCCGACGTGGTGGGCTACTCGATGGGCGGCATCGTTCTCCAGCAGCTGTGCGTTGATGCGCCCTCCCGGGTCCGACGCGCCGTCCTGGTGTCGACCACGCCCGGCGTCGGTGCGGTGTACGGCAGGACGCGGGACGTGCTCAACGTCAGCACCCCGGTTCGCTTCCTGTCCGACCGGTTGTACCTGCGGACCGTCGGGTCGCTCCTGGGCGGTCGGGCCCGGACCGACCGGGATTGGGTCGCCGAACATCTCCCCGTGCGGCTGCTGCACAAGCCCGGCCTCCTGGGTTACAGCCAGCAAATCCTCTCGCTCGCCACCTGGTCCGGACTCGGGCTGCTCGAGCGGATCCACCACCCCGTGCTGGTCATGGTCGGGGACGACGATCCGCTCGCGCCGGTGGCCAACTCGATGCTGATGGCGCACCTGTTGCCGGACGCGCGCCTGTACGTGCTTCCCGGCGAGGGTCACCTGATGCCGCTCGATGAGAACAGTGCTACCCCCGGCCTCATCCGGGACTTCCTGGCTGCGCCCGACCACACGAGTGCCTCCGGGTGGGCCCGCGGGGAGGTGGTCAGCGCCGCGGATCTGGACTCGGCATTGGCCGGTAAACGGATGCAGATTCAGCCGCTGCCCTGGGGAGCGATCAGCACGTTGGTTCGCCGGCGCCGGCTCGGCCGCTGA
- a CDS encoding ABC transporter ATP-binding protein, protein MSIDLDARNVTVRFGGVVAVDDATLYAKAGEITGLIGPNGAGKTTFFNACTGRNRPQSGTVRLGDHDLHGHRASNRAHHGLGRTFQRMELFESMTVADNVRCGPSAYYSSFRPLGLVYSTRKETREVNRRADEAMHRCGIAGLANEVVGNLSTGQRRLIELARVIATPFKFLLLDEPSSGLDVAETHAFGKVLTDWVSQTGCGILIVEHDMALVSEICRQIYVLDFGKIIYQGATKDALSSDLVKAAYLGEVSVA, encoded by the coding sequence ATGAGTATCGACCTCGACGCCCGCAACGTCACCGTCCGATTCGGCGGCGTGGTGGCGGTCGACGACGCGACCTTGTATGCCAAGGCCGGTGAGATCACCGGTCTGATCGGTCCGAACGGTGCGGGCAAGACGACGTTCTTCAACGCCTGCACCGGGCGCAACCGCCCGCAGTCAGGGACCGTACGACTGGGCGACCACGACCTGCACGGCCACCGGGCCTCGAACCGCGCGCATCACGGGCTCGGTCGGACATTCCAGCGCATGGAGTTGTTCGAGAGCATGACCGTGGCCGACAACGTGCGTTGTGGTCCGTCGGCCTACTACAGCAGCTTTCGACCGCTCGGTCTGGTGTACTCCACCCGCAAGGAGACCAGAGAGGTCAACCGCCGGGCCGACGAGGCCATGCATCGGTGCGGTATCGCCGGGCTGGCGAACGAGGTGGTAGGCAACCTCTCGACCGGTCAGCGACGGCTGATCGAATTGGCCCGCGTCATCGCCACACCCTTCAAGTTTCTGCTGCTCGACGAGCCGTCGTCCGGCCTGGACGTTGCCGAAACTCACGCCTTCGGCAAGGTCCTGACGGACTGGGTTTCGCAGACCGGCTGCGGAATTCTGATTGTCGAGCACGACATGGCGCTCGTCTCGGAGATCTGCCGGCAGATCTACGTGCTGGACTTCGGCAAGATCATCTATCAAGGCGCCACGAAAGACGCCCTGAGTAGTGACCTGGTCAAGGCCGCCTACCTTGGGGAGGTCTCCGTTGCTTGA
- a CDS encoding alpha/beta fold hydrolase translates to MAPRLPTPKLGLPSVFDDVRKDLERNALRVRNGIKWVAGAEFAPPAPTPSDLIWSDGPVHVRRYRRGTPARWAPPLVTFVGLVGRSYVFDLWKGNSVVQLQMDHGFDAFVLDWGVPGELDSGNTLETYLQGYLPRAIRAVLAETGADEVNLMTYCMGGAMALHALAAQPSLPVRSLVTMATPVNFANLGPLIDALRSGDINPDDVLDSTGNLPGSVVRESFKSRKPTGDLVNYANLLQNLWNDEYLEGHQAIGRWLHDHIPLPGALFKQVVPMWLQANGFVADSLRLGGRPAPLSNITAPVLGVVATRDDIATEPSTSAITDILPAAAVELMRVDAGHASLFSGRRAAKTVLPGVFDWISSHCEEIASHAAS, encoded by the coding sequence ATGGCGCCTAGGCTCCCGACGCCCAAGCTCGGACTGCCGTCGGTCTTCGACGACGTCCGCAAGGACCTCGAGCGCAACGCGCTCCGCGTGCGCAACGGGATCAAGTGGGTGGCGGGCGCGGAGTTCGCGCCGCCCGCTCCCACGCCCAGCGACTTGATCTGGTCGGACGGACCGGTCCACGTTCGCCGCTATCGGCGGGGGACGCCGGCCCGGTGGGCGCCACCGTTGGTGACCTTCGTGGGTCTGGTCGGGCGCTCGTATGTCTTCGACCTGTGGAAGGGCAACAGCGTCGTCCAACTCCAGATGGACCACGGCTTCGACGCCTTCGTTTTGGACTGGGGCGTACCCGGCGAGCTGGACTCCGGCAACACGCTGGAGACCTACCTGCAGGGCTACCTGCCCCGGGCGATCCGCGCGGTGCTCGCCGAAACCGGCGCCGACGAGGTGAACCTGATGACCTACTGCATGGGCGGCGCCATGGCGCTGCACGCGTTGGCGGCGCAGCCGTCGCTGCCCGTCCGCTCGTTGGTCACGATGGCGACGCCGGTCAACTTCGCGAACCTCGGGCCGCTGATCGACGCGCTCCGCAGCGGCGACATCAACCCGGACGATGTGCTCGACTCGACCGGCAATCTGCCGGGCTCGGTGGTCCGGGAGAGCTTCAAGTCCCGCAAACCGACCGGGGATCTGGTCAACTACGCCAACCTGTTGCAGAACCTCTGGAACGACGAGTATCTGGAGGGTCACCAGGCGATCGGGCGGTGGCTGCACGACCACATCCCGCTGCCTGGCGCGCTGTTCAAGCAGGTCGTGCCGATGTGGCTGCAGGCCAACGGTTTCGTCGCCGACTCGCTGCGCCTGGGCGGGCGACCGGCTCCGTTGTCGAACATCACGGCGCCGGTTCTCGGTGTGGTGGCGACCCGCGACGACATCGCCACCGAGCCCTCCACCTCGGCGATCACCGACATCCTGCCCGCGGCCGCCGTCGAGCTGATGCGGGTCGACGCCGGTCACGCCAGCCTGTTCAGCGGACGGCGGGCGGCCAAGACCGTGCTGCCCGGCGTCTTCGACTGGATCAGTTCTCACTGCGAGGAGATTGCGTCCCATGCCGCTTCGTGA
- a CDS encoding glucose 1-dehydrogenase, which translates to MSVLELFRLDGKVAVVTGASAGLGVAIARALAEAGADVGLGARRMDGLETTADLVRAAGRNAHCVVADIAEPGDCQRLVAETVERFGRVDVLVNNAGVGRAIPASRETPDSFDEVMRINVRGSFLMAQAAAAAMADGGSIINISSIMAFWSVGMPQASYMASKAALLGMTRDLAQQWGGRKRIRVNAIAPGIFRTEMTGHFFDELMTAQGPRIPLGRAGDPAELAAAVLFLASDAASYITGETLVVDGGRTVL; encoded by the coding sequence ATGTCCGTGCTGGAACTGTTTCGGCTCGACGGCAAGGTGGCCGTCGTAACCGGCGCATCGGCAGGCTTGGGCGTCGCGATCGCCCGGGCCCTGGCCGAGGCAGGCGCGGACGTCGGCCTGGGCGCCAGGCGCATGGACGGCCTGGAGACCACCGCGGACCTGGTGCGGGCGGCCGGCCGGAACGCGCATTGCGTCGTCGCCGACATCGCCGAGCCCGGCGACTGCCAACGTCTGGTCGCCGAAACGGTCGAGCGGTTCGGGCGGGTCGACGTGCTGGTGAACAACGCCGGTGTGGGCCGTGCCATCCCCGCCTCGCGGGAGACACCGGACAGCTTCGATGAGGTCATGCGGATCAATGTCCGCGGCAGCTTCTTGATGGCGCAGGCGGCCGCCGCCGCGATGGCGGACGGCGGCTCGATCATAAATATCTCCAGCATCATGGCGTTCTGGTCGGTTGGGATGCCGCAGGCCTCCTACATGGCCAGCAAGGCGGCCTTACTGGGGATGACGCGCGATCTGGCCCAGCAGTGGGGTGGCCGTAAGCGCATCCGCGTCAACGCGATCGCGCCGGGCATCTTCCGGACCGAGATGACCGGGCACTTCTTCGACGAACTCATGACAGCGCAGGGTCCGCGGATCCCGCTGGGCCGGGCCGGTGACCCGGCGGAACTGGCCGCCGCGGTGCTGTTCCTGGCGAGCGACGCCGCGTCCTACATCACCGGTGAGACCTTGGTCGTCGACGGTGGCCGAACCGTTCTCTAG
- a CDS encoding thiolase family protein: MAVVLPRRGCGVADTYLAGAAMTRFGKAVGTIPEMAGAVVRDALADAGATPAEVQQVFFGNSAAGLLQGQEMIRGQVYLAETGLLGASIVNVENACAASSSAFALACAAVSSGQADIALAVGAERLMVPDKVRAFAALVSATDLERRPEMRELVWDLALGGSPEPVMPSSSPLMVHYAEKAAAYLERAGGSVEDLARVVVKSRQAGSLNPNAQFRTPATVDEVLAGRLIHPPLHMAMCSPLSDGAAALVVMSERAARSRGRTGLRVRATCIASNNPLAGVTPTQAASAAAYQRAGLGPDDIDVVEVHDAAASAELMLVEELGLTPPGTAIKLLRDGEISLGGRLPVNTGGGLLSRGHPIGATGAAQLVELADQLRGRAGARQVLGARIGLAQNGGGVFYGDEATVTVTILEASAG, encoded by the coding sequence GTGGCGGTGGTTCTGCCGCGAAGGGGGTGCGGAGTGGCCGATACGTATCTCGCCGGTGCTGCCATGACCCGCTTTGGCAAAGCTGTCGGCACGATCCCCGAGATGGCCGGCGCGGTCGTCCGGGACGCCCTGGCCGACGCGGGCGCGACGCCGGCGGAGGTGCAGCAGGTTTTCTTCGGCAACTCCGCCGCCGGCCTGCTGCAGGGTCAGGAGATGATCCGCGGGCAGGTCTACCTCGCCGAGACCGGGTTGCTCGGGGCCTCGATCGTCAACGTGGAAAACGCCTGCGCGGCCTCCTCGTCGGCGTTCGCGCTCGCCTGCGCTGCGGTCTCCTCCGGACAGGCTGACATTGCCCTGGCGGTCGGCGCCGAAAGGCTGATGGTTCCGGACAAGGTGCGGGCCTTCGCGGCGTTGGTGTCGGCCACCGACCTGGAGCGGCGCCCGGAGATGCGCGAGCTGGTCTGGGACCTGGCGCTGGGCGGCAGCCCGGAGCCGGTGATGCCGTCGAGCTCGCCGCTGATGGTCCACTACGCGGAGAAGGCAGCCGCGTACCTGGAACGGGCCGGCGGCAGCGTCGAGGACCTGGCGCGCGTCGTGGTGAAGAGCCGTCAGGCCGGTTCACTGAACCCCAATGCCCAGTTCCGGACCCCGGCCACCGTGGACGAGGTCCTGGCCGGTCGACTCATCCACCCGCCGCTGCACATGGCCATGTGCTCACCGCTTTCTGACGGTGCAGCAGCACTGGTGGTGATGAGCGAACGCGCCGCCCGCAGCCGCGGCCGGACCGGCCTACGGGTGCGCGCCACCTGCATCGCTTCCAACAATCCGCTGGCCGGGGTGACCCCGACGCAGGCCGCCTCCGCCGCCGCCTACCAGCGCGCGGGCCTTGGACCGGACGACATCGACGTGGTCGAGGTACACGATGCGGCGGCCTCCGCCGAGCTGATGCTGGTGGAAGAACTCGGGCTCACCCCACCCGGAACCGCCATCAAGCTGCTTCGCGACGGCGAAATCTCCTTGGGTGGTCGGCTCCCGGTGAATACCGGTGGCGGCCTGCTCTCGCGCGGACACCCCATCGGCGCCACCGGCGCGGCACAGCTCGTGGAGCTCGCCGACCAGCTTCGCGGGCGCGCCGGAGCACGCCAGGTCCTAGGAGCGCGGATCGGATTGGCGCAGAATGGTGGCGGGGTTTTCTACGGTGACGAAGCAACTGTCACCGTCACTATCCTCGAAGCGAGCGCCGGTTGA